A stretch of Cheilinus undulatus linkage group 20, ASM1832078v1, whole genome shotgun sequence DNA encodes these proteins:
- the heatr1 gene encoding HEAT repeat-containing protein 1 isoform X1 has product MTSLAHQLKRLALPQSDPNLLTRKEVASLLFDPKDAASMDRSTFYALGCTGLEELLGIEPAFLEFQDTLFSQASLTLERSVQSKEVNEKLDTGISLFLTRLCPYFLLKPAHKCIEWLVHRFHIQLYNADSLLACALPYHDTNVFVRVLQLLKIKDATNRWNWLHCLQKPGVPLSRGTLITHCYSDLGFMDFICTMVTKAVQAYSGRSGSCSQLRVIFSFYASTIVPALDAVDRVSDSIISKLLPYIQKGLKSSLSDYKAATYMIVSQLAVKVVMEASLVDTLAVHVSKSLLREPILAQDGLGCLVVLLQNQKEGSAGPRAFSRLSSMPALVSTLQVMATTYDVTPLLRYLLPHLVHAVFTGGSGEAETGELIVLESLLQSVPLTKGLDQTVARLLLDQYLSLTELSTENLSTLDQRLLPLVRVFESRYCGALDGVLADHVTDSSSSEQKRLFHHFLSLSMSSGKHQILGDSDTSLVLGLKHPQPSVRVSAVEHLMSIISSGQQSLDQTFLKDAVMDRLQDDVPQVVTAALRALEMLFDAVDPEGIVSCLLSLLHRVDRLDAERWLPVQTEAVRLLSDPRLGKADSELVQMAGWKLLPFLVITSTKLHLSTCVARSSIVSQHPLTQNWAKELDGVMKRSSDPDFISLANERLISMMTTNLSTMENFSKRDALERLALSVEQQRGPGLRARASFLVLTQTLLLGLEELNGTQHLLTAQRVFSLLEPPLLDAIRDAAAQEVDRPVSPPSSFSAALALYLSRCEQQSCDQPTKFTFVLMSLLGSFISSLRCHDASFKDEAWWNPEKMDTNSCCYLGLMCRLYSTIVSGAGEGRTAGSFRDMMRLFIQVHLQEPMMLFRFLCVLWGYSGNHGDQLDVKVGAVLQTQALYMGGALLGVQPAATLDELTAANSPVVPSLLVCLSSPVREVRRAALGALQSLSAASSSPFQPIIEKLLKTSEEIIADPSYLSQALGTLHDDCQSAKASSEQKKLQASLQLLLQSAQSLSCPSYSAVALLRALGLVNGPSVLSALLPVLDRVLEQQGLDAPSLLRSEAQLMQLVLGKFNEASAPLLVQDQNCLDLFIRALRTSAQQHKDVQSCQIIALEQITKPFFTALADEAVQQKILSVMFDLLVESRRPLVANTVSSVFKGLTVDAQLVANELAPPEKPKVSVTVQQTRRSRMALRKPEAGDAAGPEGGAVSWPRVTLILELLQHKKKLKSPQTLVPVLFSLLARSLDPSDHANMEYTKQLLLSCLLNVCNKLCPAGGAVGTDVLDEEKFSVELVVQCIRASDVPQTHHHALLLLGAAAAIFPEKVLHNIMPIFTFMGANILRLDDSYSFRVIDRTVQMVIPALIQAHRLSDGSSSSHMVAVVTKIMHVFADALPHVPDHRRVPILSQLVTTLGPAHFLWILMLLLFKLHATQTTGGTSEKDAALERDMDFWISLCCQFEVSDQLTSIISILNFLLQLPDDKDEAPVKRPAGRRGPKKKEEEEEEEKLEELIFSVETHSGKELRHFKFLCVSFMAQLLGSNSFIGKVADGGDGVDESLQQLQQRLLEEILRYIHSVARCVEENADKPTAKFWRVLLNKTYDVLDKVNSLLPTDTFITVMRGLMGNQLASVRRKAMELLNNKLQHRHTWEEQQVTALLQLMGDLLSIVGKSQPVKEEEAEQAINRQTALYSLKLLCRCFGSDHQEAFVPVLLKAVEVVTVPSEEKNVTGSALLCIAETVSALRALAIPQLPRLMPAVLQTLTDRRELLTNEIYLLSAVTALQRISETLPHFISPYLQDTTLQVCRLTRLVESSPSSSTSTQLSTRLASLRTTLATKLPSRVLLPTLNKCYSSMVVDKKAQLGVLMSILKEHIGHMEKDQLNAHQSELTAFFLTALDYRAQHCQGDLEKTAEVEGGVIDCLVSMVLKLSEVTFRPLFFKLFDWSKSDSKDRLLSFYRLSDCIAERLKGLFVLFAGNLVKPFADLLRLTNTSKTSDTDESLFSSSRAEEKTSLLLQLVLDCLHKIFLYDSHQFLSKERADALLGPLVDQLENKVGGVQVYQQRVSQHLVPCVGQFAVALSDDALWKMLNYQILLKTRHSDAEVRFSSLLVLMEVASKLKENYMVLLPETIPFLAELMEDECEEVEQQVQKVVQEMENILGEPLQSYF; this is encoded by the exons ATGACGTCTTTGGCTCATCAGCTGAAGAGACTCGCTCTCCCTCAGAGCGACCCCAACCTGTTAACCCGCAAAGAGGTCGcctctctgctctttgaccccaaaGATGCTGCGTCCATGGACCGAAGCACCTTCTACGCCCTCG GCTGCACGGGGCTGGAGGAGCTGCTGGGAATCGAACCGGCCTTTCTGGAGTTCCAGGACACCCTGTTCAGCCAGGCGTCGCTGACTCTCGAGCGCAGCGTCCAGTCCAAAGAGGTCAACGAGAAGCTGGACACCGGCATCTCGCTCTTCCTCACCCGCCTGTGCCCGTACTTCCTCCTCAAACCGGCTCACAAGTGCATCGAGTGGCTGGTTCACCG TTTCCACATCCAGCTGTATAACGCCGACAGCCTGCTAGCCTGCGCTCTGCCGTATCACGACACCAACGTGTTCGTCAGAGTCCTGCAGCTCCTCAAAATCAAAGACGCCACAAACCGCTGGAACTGGCTGCACTGCCTACAG AAACCCGGAGTGCCGTTGTCCCGGGGAACCCTGATCACTCACTGCTACTCTGACCTCGGCTTCATGGACTTCATCTGCACCATGGTCACCAAGGCCGTCCAG gCGTACTCGGGCCGCTCCGGCAGCTGCTCCCAGCTCAGAGTGATCTTCTCCTTCTACGCCTCCACCATCGTCCCAGCCCTGGACGCGGTGGACAGAGTGTCTGACAGCATCATCTCCAAGCTGCTGCCTTACATCCAGAag GGTCTGAAGTCGTCTCTGAGCGACTACAAAGCCGCGACCTATATGATCGTGAGCCAGCTGGCAGTGAAGGTGGTGATGGAGGCGAGTCTGGTGGACACGCTCGCCGTCCATGTCAGTAAGTCTCTGCTCAGAGAGCCCATACTCGCTCAGGACGGGCTCGGCTGCCTTGTGGTGCTGCTGCAGAACCAGAAGGAGGGCTCCGCCGGGCCCAG GGCGTTCAGTCGGCTCAGCTCCATGCCGGCGCTCGTCTCCACGCTGCAGGTCATGGCGACGACTTACGACGTCACTCCTCTGCTGCGGTATCTGCTGCCTCACCTGGTCCACGCCGTCTTCACCGGAGGCTCAG GTGAGGCGGAGACTGGCGAGCTCATCGTGCTGGAGTCGCTCCTTCAGTCTGTTCCCCTGACCAAAGGCTTGGACCAAACCGTGGCTAG GTTACTCCTGGACCAGTATCTGAGTCTGACTGAGCTCTCGACTGAAAACTTGTCCACTCTGGACCAACGTCTGCTGCCTCTAGTCCGGGTGTTTGAGTCCAG GTACTGTGGCGCTCTGGATGGCGTCCTTGCTGATCATGTGACTGACAGCAGCAGTAGCGAGCAGAAGCGTCTGTTCcatcacttcctgtctctgTCCATGAGCAGCGGGAAACACCAG ATTCTTGGCGACTCGGACACGTCTCTGGTCCTCGGTCTGAAACACCCACAGCCGTCGGTCCGAGTCTCTGCTGTGGAACACCTGATGAGCATCATCTCCTCTGGACAG CAGAGTTTGGACCAGACGTTCCTGAAGGACGCCGTCATGGACCGTCTGCAGGACGACGTGCCACAGGTCGTCACCGCCGCTCTCAGAGCCCTCGAG ATGTTGTTTGATGCTGTGGACCCTGAAGGCATCGTGTCATGTTTACTGTCACTGCTGCACAGAGTGGACAGGTTGGACGCCGAGCGCTG GCTGCCCGTGCAGACCGAGGCGGTGCGTTTACTGTCCGATCCTCGGCTGGGAAAGGCGGACTCTGAGCTGGTTCAGATGGCGGGCTGGAAGCTGCTGCCCTTCCTCGTCATCACCTCCACCAAGCTCCACCTGTCCACCTGCGTCGCCCGATCCTCCATCGTCAGCCAGCATCCGCTCACACAAAACTGGGCCAAAG AGCTGGATGGAGTGATGAAGAGGAGCTCTGATCCAGATTTCATAAGTTTAGCCAACGAGCGTCTCATCTCCATGATGACCACGAATCTGTCCACCATGGAGAACTTTAGCAAACGGGACGCT CTGGAGAGGTTAGCTCTGTCAGTGGAGCAGCAGAGGGGCCCCGGGCTCAGAGCGAGGGCCTCCTTCCTGGTCCTGACCCAGACTCTGCTGCTCGGCCTGGAGGAGCTGAACGGGACGCAGCACCTGCTCACGGCTCAGAGGGTCTTCTCGCTGCTGGAGCCGCCCCTGCTGGACGCCATCAGAGACGCAGCCGCTCAG GAAGTTGATCGTCCCGTCAGCCCGCCCTCGTCCTTCTCTGCAGCTCTGGCGCTCTACCTGAGCCGGTGTGAGCAGCAGTCATGTGACCAGCCGACCAAGTTCACCTTCGTCCTCATGTCTCTGCTGGGGTCATTCATCTCCTCACTCCGGTGTCACGACGCCTCcttcaaag ACGAGGCATGGTGGAACCCGGAGAAGATGGACACGAACAGCTGCTGTTACCTGGGTCTGATGTGTCGCCTCTACAGCACCATCGTCAGCGGAGCAGGGGAGGGGCGGACCGCCGGGAGCTTCAGAGACATGATGAGGCTGTTCATACAG GTTCACCTGCAGGAGCCCATGATGCTCTTCAGGTTTCTGTGCGTGCTGTGGGGATACAGCGGTAACCATGGAGACCAGCTGGATGTGAAGGTGGGCGCCGTGCTGCAGACTCAGGCTTTGTACATGGGCGGAGCTCTGCTGGGTGTCCAGCCGGCCGCCACGCTGGATGAGCTGACCGCAGCCAACTCGCCAG TCGTCCCCTCTCTCCTCGTCTGTCTCTCCTCTCCGGTTCGGGAGGTTCGGAGGGCCGCCCTCGGCGCTCTGCAGAGCCTATCAGCAGCCAGCTCCTCTCCCTTCCAGCCAATCATAGAGAAGCTCCTGAAGACATCAGAGGAGATCATCGCTGACCCTTCATACCTGAGCCAG GCTCTGGGCACGCTCCATGATGACTGTCAGTCTGCTAAAGCGAGCTCAGAGCAAAAGAAGCTTCAGGCATCTCTCCAGCTGCTCCTTCAGAGCGCTCAGTCTCTGAGCTGCCCGTCCTACAGCGCCGTCGCCCTGCTGCGAGCACTCGGCCTCGTTAACGGGCCG TCCGTCCTCTCCGCCCTCCTCCCCGTCCTTGATCGTGTCCTGGAGCAGCAGGGTCTGGACGCCCCCTCCCTCCTGCGGTCTGAAGCCCAGCTGATGCAGCTCGTTCTGGGGAAGTTTAACGAGGCGTCGGCCCCTCTGCTGGTTCAAGACCAGAACTGTCTGGATCTGTTCATCCGAGCTCTGAGGACGTCGGCGCAGCAGCACAAAGACGTCCAGAGCTGCCAGATCATCGCTCTGGAACAG ATCACAAAGCCGTTCTTCACGGCGCTGGCAGACGAGGCGGTGCAGCAGAAGATCCTGTCGGTGATGTTCGACCTCCTGGTGGAGAGCAGGCGCCCCCTGGTGGCTAACACAGTCAGCAGCGTCTTTAAAGGG CTAACGGTGGACGCTCAGCTGGTGGCCAATGAGCTCGCTCCTCCAGAGAAACCCAAAGTGAGCGTGACGGTGCAGCAGACTCGCCGGAGCAGGATGGCCCTGAG gAAACCAGAGGCGGGCGACGCTGCCGGCCCAGAGGGGGGCGCTGTGTCGTGGCCGAGGGTGACTTTGAtcctggagctgctgcagcaCAAGAAGAAGCTGAAGAGCCCTCAGACGCTGGTGCCCGTCCTCTTCTCGCTGCTCGCCAG GAGTCTGGATCCATCTGATCACGCTAACATGGAGTACACCAAACAGCTGCTGCTCAGCTGTCTGCTCAACGTCTGCAACAAGCTGtgtccagcagggggcgctgtggGGACAG ACGTCCTGGATGAGGAGAAGTTCAGCGTGGAGCTCGTGGTTCAGTGCATTAGAGCATCAGATGTGCCTCAAACGCATCACCAcgccctgctgctgctgggtgCCGCCGCCGCCATCTTCCCC GAGAAAGTCCTCCACAACATCATGCCGATCTTCACCTTCATGGGCGCCAACATCCTCCGTCTGGACGACTCGTACAGCTTCAGGGTCATCGATAGGACGGTGCAGATGGTCATCCCGGCGCTGATTCAG gCCCACCGGCTCTCTGACGGCAGCTCCTCCTCTCACATGGTCGCGGTGGTGACGAAGATCATGCATGTCTTTGCCGACGCTCTCCCTCACGTGCCGGATCACCGTCGGGTCCCGATCCTCAGTCAGCTGGTCACCACGCTCGGCCCCGCTCACTTCCTGTGGATCTTGATGCTGCTGCTCTTCAAGCTGCACGCCACGCAGACGACCGGCGGCACCAGTGAGAAG GATGCAGCTCTGGAGAGAGACATGGATTTCTGGATCTCTCTGTGTTGTCAGTTCGAGGTGTCGGATCAGCTCACCTCTATCATCAGCATCCTCAACTTCCTCCTGCAGCTTCCTGACGACAAAGATGAGG CTCCAGTGAAACGCCCCGCCGGCCGCCGAGGACcaaagaagaaggaggaggaggaggaggaggagaagctggAGGAGCTGATCTTCAGCGTGGAGACTCACAGCGGCAAAGAGCTGCGACACTTCAAGTTCCTCTGCGTCTCCTTCATGGCTCAGCTTCTCGGGTCCAACAGCTTCATCGGGAAG GTTGCAGATGGAGGTGATGGCGTGGACGAGTCTcttcagcagctgcagcagag GCTGTTGGAGGAAATCCTTCGGTACATCCACAGCGTCGCTCGCTGTGTGGAGGAAAACGCCGACAAACCCACTGCCAAGTTCTGGAGAGTTCTGCTGAATAAAACCTACGACGTTCTAGATAAG GTTAACTCCTTGTTGCCCACGGACACATTCATCACGGTGATGAGGGGGCTGATGGGTAATCAGCTGGCGTCTGTCAGGAGGAAGGCCATGGAGCTTCTGAACAACAAACTGCAGCACAGACACACCTGGGAGGAACAGCAG GTCACTGCTCTGTTACAGCTGATGGGCGACCTGCTGAGCATTGTGGGTAAAAGTCAGCCGGttaaggaggaggaggcggagcaGGCCATCAACCGGCAGACGGCGCTCTACAGCCTGAAGCTGCTCTGTCGCTGTTTCGGCTCCGACCACCAGGAGGCGTTCGTCCCCGTGCTGCTGAAGGCGGTGGAGGTCGTGACGGTGCCCAGTGAGGAGAAGAACGTGACGGGCAGCGCTCTGCTCTGCATCGCTGAGACTGTGAGCGCGCTCAGAGCGCTTGCCATCCCGCAGCTCCCGAG GTTGATGCCAGCGGTGCTGCAGACGCTTACAGACAGAAGGGAGCTGCTGACCAATGAGATCTACCTGCTGAGCGCCGTCACCGCCCTGCAGCGCATCTCAGAGACGCTGCCTCACTTCATCAGCCCGTACCTGCAGGACACCACGCTGCAG GTATGTCGTCTGACTCGCCTCGTAGAGTcgtctccctcctcctccacctccacccaGCTCTCCACACGTCTCGCCTCCCTCAGGACCACCCTCGCCACCAAGCTGCCCTCCAGGGTGCTTCTGCCCACGCTCAACAAGTGCTACAGCAGCATGGTGGTGGACAAAAAG GCCCAGCTGGGGGTGCTGATGAGCATCCTGAAGGAACACATCGGCCACATGGAGAAAGATCAGCTCAACGCCCACCAATCAGAGCTCACCGCCTTCTTCCTTACCGCGTTGGACTACAGAGCTCAGCACTGTCAG GGCGATCTGGAGAAGACGGCGGAGGTGGAGGGTGGCGTGATCGACTGTCTAGTCTCCATGGTGTTAAAGCTGTCTGAGGTGACGTTCAGGCCGCTCTTCTTCAAG CTCTTCGATTGGAGTAAATCAGACAGTAAGGATCGTCTGCTGTCGTTTTACCGTCTGTCCGACTGCATCGCCGAGCGACTCAAAGGACTCTTCGTCCTCTTCGCTGGAAACTTAGTGAAACCGTTTGCCGACCTGCTGAGGCTCACCAACACCTCAAAGACGAGCGACACAG ACGAGTCGTTGTTTTCATCGAGCCGAGCTGAAGAGAAGACGAGTCTTCTGCTGCAGCTCGTCCTCGACTGTCTGCACAAAATCTTCCTGTACGACTCGCACCAATTCCTGAGCAAAGAGCGAGCCGATGCCCTGCTGGGGCCGCTCGTCGACCAG